A genomic window from Yarrowia lipolytica chromosome 1D, complete sequence includes:
- a CDS encoding uncharacterized protein (Compare to YALI0D22132g, similar to Saccharomyces cerevisiae YOR051C; ancestral locus Anc_5.650, similar to uniprot|Q08421 Saccharomyces cerevisiae YOR051C): MQESDHGADFRWFFFFTISKKMAKRPLGLNKANKSKKKKLDSAEKAEKAVAKEISPENDESAEPAPALTLDADEEDDMGQLESLYKNWTSSERDSPRILHGVVHECDSLLQKAKGEGLPARFHEIYAASLLDLAEFADKKKPVKKKKVKSDDVAPETSDMFVDAALERVETGLEQYPEDAGLLFVKSRALKQDIDEKMSAVSKEERKETAKKMISQLNKILEVFKLAQKHASTVTPAQLDVVEELIELSGALESVVKQSDISETTLVACEKFYNEILASEKDENTVKKAHRGVGTCKMIVADSLLDLLDDDDEDNDDTVELAKKNLKAAIEHFQKSETDEDGEFMVTLAETMIQYGNLFETESDDQKKWYGEAVKRLRQAQRLGVGKYDEMILELEDD, encoded by the coding sequence ATGCAGGAATCAGACCATGGCGCCGATTTTcgttggtttttttttttcaccaTCAGCAAAAAAATGGCCAAGCGACCTCTAGGACTCAACAAGGCCAATaagagcaagaagaagaagctcgacagcgccgagaaggccgaaAAGGCGGTGGCCAAAGAAATCTCGCCCGAAAACGACGAATCGGCCGAGCCAGCGCCCGCTCTGACACTGGATGCcgatgaagaagacgacatGGGCCAATTGGAGAGTCTGTACAAAAACTGGACGTCGTCCGAGCGTGACTCACCCCGTATTCTCCACGGAGTGGTCCACGAGTGCGATTCGCTGCTCCAAAAGGCCAAGGGTGAGGGACTTCCCGCCCGTTTCCACGAGATCTACGCAGCGTCTCTGCTTGATCTGGCTGAATttgccgacaagaagaagcccgtgaagaagaagaaggtcaagtCGGACGATGTGGCCCCGGAAACCTCGGACATGTTTGTGGACGCGGCTCTGGAGCGAGTCGAGACTGGTCTGGAGCAGTATCCAGAGGATGCCGGTCTGCTGTTTGTCAAGTCTAGAGCTCTCAAGCAGGATAtcgacgagaagatgagTGCTGTatccaaggaggagcgaaAAGAAaccgccaagaagatgatttctcagctcaacaagatccTGGAAGTGTTCAAGCTGGCCCAGAAGCATGCCTCCACCGTGACTCCAGCGCAGTTGGatgttgtggaggagcttATTGAGCTGTCTGGCGCTCTGGAGAGCGTAGTCAAGCAGTCGGACATTTCCGAAACCACCCTTGTTGCTTGCGAGAAGTTTTACAATGAGATTCTGGCCTCTGAGAAGGACGAAAACaccgtcaagaaggcccaTCGGGGTGTCGGTACCTGCAAGATGATCGTTGCCGACTCTCTGTTGGACCTGcttgatgacgacgacgaagacaaTGACGACACCgtggagctggccaagaagaacctCAAGGCTGCCATCGAGCACTTTCAGAAGTCGGAGACCGACGAGGACGGAGAGTTCATGGTCACTCTGGCCGAAACCATGATCCAGTACGGCAATTTGTTCGAGACCGAGAGTGATGACCAGAAAAAGTGGTATGGAGAGGCCGTCAAGCGACTGCGGCAGGCCCAGCGACTGGGTGTTGGCAAGTACGACGAGATgattctggagctggaggacgactAA
- a CDS encoding uncharacterized protein (Compare to YALI0D22154g, similar to Saccharomyces cerevisiae ELG1 (YOR144C); ancestral locus Anc_5.481, weakly similar to DEHA0G05324g Debaryomyces hansenii), protein MMVQGRQKSLNSLWGIPEPVPHDPPLAAVAEIAQPTQTNQESHPHHPGKLMFALPSNVLQQLETDKQHQSRDTDRVAVPPPREKLKLTFKVAPDQLRLIADHKPLPKKVVHPFFQKKQKKQSHVTEKTMTQPATQPVQAQKQSHVVQSIGPVSRAPKKPPPSAWFGVKKEKKKLTTPFPNHTMFHVIPDSHVTNAPESQRLSFQKRYSRELGASHRLTKTKKGAIDLKLPMVSFKSKTPSLHLPNRHVLSSDGILQLSREICGDLTSNSAIQSLLSRVTTLSAFDTADRETQMWVDKYRPRSRHELVGSSKHVSNIVSWLKIRLSRRSCLVKSPHATPSSGFIVDDDAVMIYDNITETDPLLLVLSGPTSSGKKASLIAACAELDLFVFKLNATTRRTQKELMSALQGLGGSQLVNHKQKSCIILIEDVDVLYEDEKGFWSVLEKVLEKSKVPVVVTTSDVTIEREFPPSFEGHVVWEIFERLDTELVDSSAPVQGIKSCESAEPPSSPPARNVTPQIAVSREILPTYLSLLCLCEGYEVSTADIVQLLSRYSHDVRQTINHLQLWCQMGVGDPLGGFNWVIPISEGQGKRVVSGDMFVGVERGEVNEKSASEESHNTIHSLLETYDNASIYDIYSNSFHSELNQTMSSDEHSALAHDTPLGWRCLEEDSIGKSDALEWELVDMMEGLSLGDKTRDGKVATLNSYADRVGLKNLLFDDMIYYSQINTVSMATTRAQILPYLRSMAQADLFYQNQFEIQQAQLTGRKSRRSMAAMGISIPVTHLEWDLEGIMDTKMNIDGLYDK, encoded by the coding sequence ATGATGGTACAGGGACGCCAGAAATCTCTCAACAGCCTGTGGGGCATCCCGGAGCCGGTGCCACATGATCCACCACTCGCTGCGGTTGCTGAAATCGCCCAGCCAACACAGACTAACCAAGAATCACATCCACATCACCCCGGCAAGCTCATGTTTGCCCTTCCTAGCAACGTGCTACAACAACTGGAGACCGACAAACAGCACCAGTCACGCGACACAGACCGAGTAGCAGTGCCACCACCACGTGAGAAGCTCAAATTGACCTTCAAAGTCGCCCCGGATCAGCTTCGATTGATTGCTGATCACAAGCCTCTTCCAAAGAAGGTCGTTCATCCGTTTTTCCaaaagaaacagaagaaaCAGAGCCACGTGACGGAAAAGACGATGACGCAACCCGCAACACAACCTGTGCAGGCTCAGAAacagagtcacgtggtccaGTCGATTGGACCGGTTTCTAGAGCACCAAAGAAGCCCCCACCATCAGCCTGGTTTGgagtcaagaaggagaaaaagaagttGACAACCCCGTTCCCGAATCACACAATgtttcacgtgattccCGACAGTCACGTCACCAATGCGCCTGAGAGCCAGCGACTGAGCTTTCAGAAGCGATATTCTCGGGAGTTGGGTGCTTCCCACCGTCTAACTAAGACGAAGAAAGGCGCCATCGATCTGAAGCTTCCTATGGTTTCTTTCAAGTCGAAAACACCCTCGTTGCATCTTCCTAATCGTCATGTACTTTCGAGTGATGGCATTTTACAGCTTTCACGCGAAATATGTGGTGATCTGACTTCCAATTCAGCCATTCAGAGCCTCCTATCCAGAGTGACGACTTTGTCAGCTTTCGACACTGCTGATAGAGAAACGCAAATGTGGGTGGACAAGTACCGACCTCGGTCACGTCATGAACTGGTTGGAAGCTCCAAGCATGTGTCCAACATCGTCTCTTGGCTCAAGATACGGCTTTCGAGACGTTCATGTCTTGTCAAAAGTCCTCATGCGACTCCTTCGTCAGGCTTCATCGTCGATGACGATGCGGTTATGATCTACGACAATATCACCGAAACAGACCCTCTTTTGCTGGTTTTGTCTGGTCCCACAAGCTCTGGGAAAAAGGCTTCATTGATTGCAGCATGTGCAGAACTCGATTTGTTTGTGTTCAAGTTGAACGCGACGACGCGACGGAcccagaaggagctcatgTCGGCATTACAAGGACTAGGAGGATCTCAGCTCGTCAATCACAAACAGAAATCGTGCATCATTCTGATTGAGGACGTTGATGTGCTGTATGAAGATGAAAAGGGGTTCTGGAGTGTGCTGGAAAaggttctggagaagagcaaggTGCCTGTGGTGGTCACCACAAGTGATGTCACCATCGAGCGTGAGTTTCCACCTAGTTTTGAAGGCCATGTGGTTTGGGAGATTTTCGAGAGACTCGATACTGAGCTAGTCGACTCTTCAGCCCCAGTCCAAGGTATCAAGTCATGTGAATCGGCTGAACCCCCTTCGTCTCCGCCTGCGAGAAATGTCACACCTCAGATTGCTGTATCCAGAGAAATCCTTCCTACCTATCTCTCTctgttgtgtctgtgtgaAGGCTACGAGGTATCTACAGCCGACATTGTTCAGTTACTGAGCAGGTATTCACACGATGTCCGTCAGACAATCAACCATCTGCAGTTGTGGTGCCAGATGGGTGTCGGTGATCCTCTGGGAGGTTTCAACTGGGTAATTCCAATAAGTGAGGGTCAGGGAAAGAGAGTAGTTAGTGGAGATATGTTTGTGGGCGTTGAACGAGGTGAGGTGAATGAGAAATCGGCTTCTGAAGAGTCACATAACACAATCCACTCCCTCCTAGAAACCTACGACAATGCCAGCATCTACGACATTTACTCCAACAGCTTTCACAGTGAACTTAACCAGACCATGTCGTCTGATGAGCATTCTGCACTTGCACATGATACTCCCTTGGGTTGGCGGTGTCTCGAAGAAGACTCTATTGGGAAGTCTGATGCTCTGGAGTGGGAGTTGGTTGATATGATGGAGGGGCTGAGTTTGGGAGATAAGACTCGAGATGGTAAGGTGGCTACCCTAAACAGCTATGCAGACCGGGTGGGGCTAAAGAATCTGCTGTTTGACGACATGATCTACTATTCGCAGATCAACACCGTGTCTATGGCCACGACCAGGGCCCAGATCCTGCCCTATCTCCGAAGCATGGCTCAGGCGGACTTGTTTTACCAGAACCAGTTTGAGATACAACAGGCTCAGCTCACTGGCCGCAAAAGTCGGCGAAGCATGGCTGCTATGGGCATTAGCATTCCTGTGACGCATCTGGAGTGGGATCTGGAGGGCATAATGGACACGAAAATGAACATTGATGGCTTGTACGATAAATAG
- a CDS encoding uncharacterized protein (Compare to YALI0D22220g, weakly similar to DEHA0A12529g (INSERT SPECIES), similar to Saccharomyces cerevisiae TYW3 (YGL050W); ancestral locus Anc_4.55) yields MEVSYWDKKIIYGSSIHYQLVTVSISAPCSFLSKLQTPSSFNSVFQLCMKICTPLQFFFFFRSRPSYNTMDSFAQKKAYILEQISLNSEDNPDDSPKGTIDEFLKPLIATINGLDDFVTTSSCSGRVSVFLEGEKGVEEGGKVTGKGGGKWLFVSHDPKEIEGWEKKVFGQDDKMAEEWLGHVAPQTSLILFKYEAMILHVQCRSLLAAQALYSTAMGCGFRESGIGSNNNVAIRISLNIGCPIGYGEGDNLHLLVPTSYLQLLTQQSRTLFTENFRRMDMLHRAIEGLQIKKETVEETKEQRAQRKRQEGLRRQREKMEAQRADSTNAHLQS; encoded by the coding sequence ATGGAAGTGTCATATTGggataaaaaaatcatatATGGGTCTTCAATCCATTATCAACTGGTTACCGTTTCTATATCTGCTCCATGTTCATTTTTATCCAAGTTACAGACACCGTCATCTTTCAATAGCGTTTTCCAATTATGCATGAAAATATGCACTCCTctccaatttttttttttttttagatCACGACCATCATACAACACAATGGATTCGTTTGCACAGAAAAAAGCATATATTCTGGAGCAGATTTCGCTCAACAGCGAAGACAACCCGGACGACTCGCCCAAGGGCACGATCGACGAGTTTCTGAAGCCGTTGATTGCAACCATCAACGGTCTGGACGACTttgtcaccaccagcagctgttCTGGACgggtgtctgtgtttctGGAGGGCGAGAAGGGCGTTGAGGAGGGCGGGAAGGTTACTGGAAAGGGCGGAGGCAAGTGGCTTTTTGTGTCGCATGATCCtaaggagattgaggggtgggagaagaaggtgttTGGACAGGACGACAAGATGGCCGAGGAGTGGCTGGGCCACGTGGCACCCCAGACCAGTCTGATTCTGTTTAAGTATGAGGCTATGATTTTGCATGTCCAATGTCGGTCTTTGTTGGCCGCTCAGGCTCTTTATTCGACGGCTATGGGCTGTGGATTCAGAGAAAGCGGGATCGGTAGTAACAACAACGTGGCGATCCGCATCTCGCTCAACATTGGATGTCCTATCGGCTACGGCGAGGGGGACAACTTGCATTTGCTGGTACCCACAAGTTACCTGCAACTTCTCACTCAGCAGAGCCGTACACTGTTTACTGAGAACTTCAGACGCATGGATATGCTGCATAGGGCCATTGAGGGACTCCAGATAAAGAAGGAAACCGTGGAGGAAACGAAGGAGCAGCGGGCACAGCGCAAGCGACAAGAAGGGCTGCGGCGACAGAGGGAAAAGATGGAGGCCCAACGGGCCGACAGTACTAACGCCCATCTGCAGTCCTAG
- a CDS encoding uncharacterized protein (Compare to YALI0D22242g, no similarity), giving the protein MRLINTLSIAAIAVAASNSESGLASREEGVVEIQHYRPPTPNVVTVTTTVYDCKPTKDPKDPKDLHNKDRDPSCKALNEGEQAEEDHKYKVSILKRAIEELEMRDPAPVIARALRQ; this is encoded by the coding sequence ATGCGACTCATCAACACTCTATCTATCGCTGCCATTGCCGTGGCTGCCTCTAACTCTGAATCTGGTCTCGCTTCCCGAGAGGAGGGCGTCGTTGAGATTCAGCACTACCGGCCTCCCACTCCCAACGTTGTAACTGTCACCACAACCGTTTACGACTGCAAGCCTaccaaggaccccaaggaccccaaggaccTCCACAACAAGGACAGGGATCCCTCCTGCAAGGCTCTGAACGAGGGTGAGCAGGCTGAGGAAGACCACAAATACAAGGTCAGTATTCTCAAGCGAGCAATTGAAGAGCTCGAGATGCGAGATCCTGCTCCCGTCATAGCCCGGGCTCTTCGGCAATAA
- a CDS encoding uncharacterized protein (Compare to YALI0D22264g, highly similar to uniprot|P04802 Saccharomyces cerevisiae YLL018c DPS1 aspartyl-tRNA synthetase cytosolic P6.12.f3.1, similar to Saccharomyces cerevisiae DPS1 (YLL018C); ancestral locus Anc_4.44) — protein MSEQVNKVAEELKELKTDDVKAEAAAPEAEVVLGADGQPLSKKALKKLQAQQEKERKKAETAARLAREKAEREAKEVDYATANYGVLPMIQSREEDKTGVKRVQIKDLNKSMGGQEVVFRARVHTSRLQGNKMCFVSLRQQSANVQGLLTVNADSISKQMVKFAGSVSLESIVLVKGTVVESPEPVKSATIQDVEIAISQFFVISKAPEQPPILIEDASRSEAEAEAAGLPVVNLDTRLDARCIDLRTATNQAIFRIQHGVCQLFREFLVSKGFIEIHTPKMIAAASEGGANVFKLNYFKGDAFLAQSPQLYKQMLMSGDFERVFEIAPVFRAENSNTHRHMTEFTGLDLEMAFEEHYDEVIDVLSELFIFIFSELKKRYGNDIATVRKQYPVEEFKLPKDGKMVKLPFSEGVKLLREAGKDVGDYEDLSTENEKLLGKIVREKYDTDFYILDKFPLAVRPFYTMPDPENPNYSNSYDFFMRGEEILSGAQRIHDPEFLKQRMAAHEVDPESLGLKDYVDAFAYGAPPHAGGGIGLERVVMFFLDLKNIRRASLFPRDPRRLRP, from the coding sequence ATGTCTGAACAAGTCAACAAGGTCgctgaggagctcaaggagctgaaAACCGACGAcgtcaaggccgaggccgCTGCCCCCGAGGCCGAGGTCGTGCTGGGTGCCGATGGCCAGCCTCTGTCTAAgaaggctctcaagaagctgcaggCCCaacaggagaaggagcgaaagaaggCAGAGACCGCGGCCCGACTGGCCCGAGAGAAGGCCGAGcgagaggccaaggaggtcgACTACGCCACCGCCAACTACGGCGTGCTGCCCATGATCCAGTCCcgagaggaggacaagaccGGTGTCAAGCGGGTCCAGATCAAGGACCTCAACAAGTCCATGGGTGGCCAGGAGGTTGTGTTCCGAGCCCGAGTCCACACTTCCCGTCTCCAGGGCAACAAGATGTGCTTTGTGTCGCTCCGACAGCAGTCTGCCAACGTCCAGGGTCTGCTGACCGTCAACGCCGACTCCATCTCTAAGCAGATGGTCAAGTTTGCCGGCTCCGTCTCTCTGGAATCCATTGTGCTCGTCAAGGGTACTGTTGTCGAGTCTCCTGAGCCCGTCAAGTCCGCCACCATCCAAGACGTTGAGATTGCCATCTCCCAGTTCTTTGTGATTTCCAAGGCCCCCGAGCAGCCTCCTATTCTGATTGAGGACGCTTCTCGATCCGAGGCTGAGGCCGAGGCCGCCGGTCTGCCCGTCGTCAACCTCGACACCCGACTCGATGCCCGATGCATCGATTTGCGAACCGCCACCAACCAGGCCATCTTCCGAATCCAGCACGGCGTCTGCCAGCTGTTCCGGGAGTTCCTGGTCTCCAAGGGCTTCATTGAGATCCACACTCCCAAGATGATTGCCGCTGCCTCTGAGGGAGGAGCCAACGTCTTCAAGCTCAACTACTTCAAGGGCGACGCCTTCCTGGCCCAGTCCCCCCAGCTGTACAAGCAGATGCTCATGTCCGGCGACTTTGAGCGAGTGTTCGAGATTGCCCCCGTCTTCCGAGCGGAGAACTCCAACACCCACCGACACATGACCGAGTTCACCGGTCTCgatctggagatggccTTCGAGGAGCACTACGACGAGGTCATTGACGTGCTGTCCGAGCTCTTCattttcatcttctccgagcTGAAGAAGCGATACGGCAACGATATTGCCACCGTGCGAAAGCAGTACCCCGTCGAGGAGTTCAAGCTGCCCAAGGACGGAAAGATGGTCAAGCTGCCCTTCTCCGAGGGTGTCAAGCTACTGCGAGAGGCCGGCAAGGACGTCGGCGATTACGAGGATCTCTCCACCGAGaacgagaagctgctcgGAAAGATTGTCCGAGAGAAGTACGACACCGACTTTTACATTCTCGACAAATTCCCTCTGGCCGTGCGACCTTTCTACACCATGCCCGATCCCGAGAACCCCAACTACTCCAACTCCTACGACTTCTTCATGCGAGGAGAGGAGATTCTGTCTGGAGCCCAGCGAATCCACGACCCCGAGTTCCTCAAGCAGCGAATGGCTGCCCACGAGGTTGATCCCGAGTCTTTGGGTCTTAAGGACTACGTCGATGCTTTTGCTTACGGCGCTCCCCCTCATGCCGGTGGAGGTATCGGTCTTGAGCGAGTCGTCATGTTTTTCCTTGATCTTAAGAACATTCGACGGGCCTCTCTCTTCCCTCGAGACCCTCGACGACTTCGACCTTAG
- a CDS encoding uncharacterized protein (Compare to YALI0D22286g, weakly similar to uniprot|P04821 Saccharomyces cerevisiae YLR310c CDC25 GDP/GTP exchange factor for RAS1P and RAS2P, similar to Saccharomyces cerevisiae SDC25 (Scer_YGOB_SDC25) and CDC25 (YLR310C); ancestral locus Anc_4.45) yields MQTEETSLSPHTHTDANMRNIDPFAPPKAKKKSPKKPAVPKLKPKPKPKPKPKDADALTVHSVDTVRSDHTVTPVVHRHDIEITIGTSTTWSGTTTPSSASVHSNMTTPTLSRLSTIDKKKDDPVHITMTSSPSHFAAQPQAIGTVVALYDFHSDRPHSLPFKKGDTIQVLLKLDSGWWDGVHTASGKRGWFPSNYTKTVEQSPSQPTTPKKEKKDKNDTTRDLRSSLSAFSMSQDRQSSASPRRPASSSAGNAIPDEQGAPPSRDTTRDPMLRDTTSRDPLSRDSLQALNYQNTLNNLSPAHTRSGTSTPASDYEVGLANSVTGQRKGSVVSYSSTSGRSLSPVIDSLDSAQSTGSVSINSLDPAQGVLVTELPEASPANPASYWIPQTSSCGQLYWTEPVSGMYMTSLPFQKVTDPSDPGPTELTVAVPRVMAPPRQVVESARALETVTDSVPVPAPRLDSTESAASASEANLVRLRAIEGYELVHPGTWESLEQLMDTFIEEQTFDALCSILALLHLCSDKALNMLFRQLQTSVGQRTIGMFAGDGEGPTEADAEEILRLQEQLSEFLTETRIIAGNKDLETFIKPFGASIETQPPAVQSQAAKDSQILGLLHQKRGMILSLLTQLSQQPHGEIDDSVVLLRAVKQALVNTTESVFAVLESIDLGPLSKTNNKHVLIDFLEFKQQLYENLSAGSYSKIPHTMDQAISATLALQEEREALHNFSSRMMTEPSSSTMVDGSPALGHVIPPPSTYSRQSSTRSASSLPWFIQAEYDSGLILDDKNNVRAGSIIALVERLTHHDSLDSNFNSTMLLTFRTFMTPHMLLELLIQRFTIQPPEGLTAEEFDLWESKKQRPIRIRVYNILKNWLEHNWLEPISPVTHDLLGQIETFVLQMVSQNFPGAKQLLTSIQVRQKGEELKKRMIQNPAPTPSPIISRNFKRQKLQDLDSVELCRQLTIRESRLFCAISPIECLNKEWNSKRGTSGGGEPSNIRKFIQNSNCLTNWVAACILAEKDTKKRASVIKYFVQVSEQCRQINNFSSMTAIISALYSSTIHRLKKSWELVSARTMASLENMNKLMNSTRNFNEYRDMLHLVNPPIIPFFGVYLTDLTFVADGNPDFIKGEPKLINFSKRTKTAEIVREIQQYQSIPYSFQELPEVQQRVAARFKEAPSIDDQYETSLALEPRDKQPSNDKMAKILQENGFL; encoded by the coding sequence ATGCAGACGGAGGAAACCTCTCTTTCGCCCCACACCCACACGGATGCTAACATGAGAAACATTGACCCTTTTGCTCCCCcaaaggccaagaagaagtctccGAAGAAACCGGCGGTCCCCAAGTTGaagcccaagcccaagcccaagcccaagcccaaggacgCAGACGCCCTGACGGTCCATTCGGTAGACACGGTTAGGAGCGACCATACCGTGACTCCCGTGGTACATAGACACGACATTGAGATAACCATAGGCACATCTACCACGTGGTCTGGCACTACTACTCCGTCATCGGCATCAGTACACTCGAATATGACGACCCCAACGCTGTCACGACTCAGCACTATcgacaagaaaaaagacgACCCCGTCCACATCACCATGACATCGTCGCCCTCGCACTTTGCGGCTCAACCGCAAGCCATCGGCACCGTGGTAGCTCTCTACGACTTTCACTCCGACAGACCTCACTCGCTGCCGTTCAAAAAGGGAGACACCATCCAGGTGCTGCTCAAACTCGACTCCGGATGGTGGGACGGAGTCCACACAGCCTCAGGAAAACGAGGCTGGTTCCCAAGCAATTACACAAAGACCGTCGAGCAGTCGCCCTCACAGCCAACCACGccaaagaaggaaaagaaggacaaaAATGATACCACGCGTGACCTGAGATCGTCGCtctcggccttctccatgAGCCAGGACAGACAGAGCAGCGCGTCGCCACGCCGCccggccagcagctcggcaGGAAACGCAATCCCAGACGAACAAGGAGCTCcaccgtcacgtgataccaCCCGAGACCCCATGCTGCGTGACACGACCTCGCGCGACCCgctatcacgtgactcgcTGCAGGCTCTCAACTACCAGAACACGCTCAACAACTTATCACCGGCACACACCCGCTCCGGCACGTCGACGCCGGCGTCGGATTATGAGGTTGGACTGGCCAACTCAGTGACGGGCCAGCGCAAGGGTTCCGTCGTCAGTTACTCGTCCACCTCTGGTCGATCCCTGTCTCCGGTGATTGACTCACTCGATTCGGCGCAATCAACGGGCTCGGTGTCCATCAACTCGTTGGATCCCGCACAAGGAGTGTTGGTGACGGAGTTGCCTGAGGCGTCTCCAGCCAACCCGGCAAGCTACTGGATCCCCCAGACATCGTCCTGTGGCCAGCTGTACTGGACAGAACCAGTTTCAGGGATGTACATGACGTCGTTACCGTTTCAAAAAGTCACTGATCCTAGTGATCCTGGCCCCACAGAGTTGACCGTGGCGGTGCCCAGAGTAATGGCGCCTCCACGGCAGGTGGTGGAAAGTGCACGTGCTCTGGAAACCGTTACGGATTCCGTGCCGGTGCCTGCTCCGCGACTAGACTCGACCGAGTCGGCAGCATCTGCATCTGAAGCAAACCTCGTTCGTCTGCGTGCCATTGAGGGCTACGAGCTCGTGCATCCCGGCACATGGGAATcgctggagcagctcatgGACACTTTTATTGAGGAGCAGACGTTTGACGCCTTGTGTAGCATTTTGGCACTGCTTCATCTATGTAGTGACAAGGCTTTGAACATGCTCTTCCGCCAACTTCAGACCTCGGTGGGTCAGCGAACGATCGGGATGTTtgctggagatggtgagGGCCCGACCGAGGCAGATGCCGAGGAGATTCTGCGGCTTCAGGAGCAGCTGAGTGAGTTTTTGACCGAAACTCGTATCATTGCTGGCAACAAAGACCTCGAGACATTCATTAAGCCGTTTGGCGCGTCGATTGAGACCCAGCCTCCGGCCGTGCAGTCGCAAGCCGCTAAGGACTCGCAGATTCTAGGCCTGCTACATCAGAAGCGGGGCATGATTCTGTCACTGTTGACACAGCTGAGTCAGCAACCGCACGGCGAGATTGACGATTCCGTTGTGCTACTGCGAGCTGTGAAGCAGGCGCTCGTGAACACCACTGAGTCTGTTTTCGCTGTGCTGGAGTCCATAGATCTCGGGCCCCTGTCTAAAACCAACAATAAGCACGTGCTCATTGATTTTCTGGAGTTCAAACAGCAACTGTATGAGAATTTGAGTGCGGGCAGCTATTCAAAGATCCCCCACACTATGGATCAGGCCATTTCAGCCACTCTGGCGCTGCAAGAGGAGCGGGAAGCGCTGCACAACTTTTCGTCGCGTATGATGACCGAGCCTTCTTCGTCAACCATGGTCGACGGCTCTCCTGCCCTAGGCCATGTcattcctccaccttccacGTATTCGCGCCAGTCGTCTACACGATCGGCTTCTTCTTTGCCCTGGTTCATTCAGGCTGAGTATGATAGTGGTTTGATTCTGGATGACAAGAACAATGTGCGAGCTGGCTCGATAATCGCCCTTGTAGAGCGGCTCACGCACCACGATTCACTCGACAGCAATTTCAACTCTACCATGCTGCTGACATTCCGAACGTTCATGACACCCCATAtgcttctggagctgctgatCCAGCGGTTCACCATCCAGCCCCCCGAGGGTCTCACTGCTGAAGAGTTTGACTTGTGGGAGAGTAAGAAGCAGCGACCTATCAGGATCCGTGTCTACAATATTTTGAAAAACTGGCTGGAACACAATTGGCTGGAGCCTATTTCACCCGTGACACATGATCTGCTTGGTCAGATTGAGACATTTGTGTTGCAGATGGTGAGTCAGAACTTCCCCGGTGCCAAGCAGCTGTTGACATCCATTCAGGTGCGCCAGAAGGgcgaggagctcaagaaacGCATGATCCAGAACCCTGCTCCCACGCCTTCTCCGATCATTTCTCGAAACTTTAAGCGACAAAAGCTGCAGGACCTGGACTCTGTGGAACTCTGCCGCCAGCTTACAATACGGGAGTCCCGTCTCTTTTGTGCCATCTCTCCCATTGAGTGTCTTAACAAGGAGTGGAACAGCAAGCGTGGCACCTCTGGCGGAGGAGAGCCGTCGAACATTCGAAAATTCATCCAGAACTCCAACTGCTTAACCAACTGGGTGGCAGCCTGCATTCTGGCTGAGAAGGATACCAAAAAGCGAGCTTCTGTCATCAAGTACTTTGTGCAAGTGAGTGAACAGTGTCGGCAGATCAACAATTTCAGTTCAATGACAGCTATCATTTCTGCACTTTACTCGTCGACGATCCACCGGCTGAAAAAATCGTGGGAGCTGGTTTCTGCTAGAACTATGGCATCTCTGGAGAACATGAACAAGCTCATGAACTCCACTCGAAACTTCAACGAGTACCGGGACATGTTGCATTTGGTGAACCCACCCATCATTCCGTTTTTCGGCGTTTATCTGACGGACTTGACGTTTGTGGCAGACGGTAATCCCGACTTTATAAAGGGTGAGCCCAAGCTGATCAACTTCAGCAAGCGAACCAAGACGGCAGAGATTGTGCGGGAGATTCAGCAGTACCAGAGCATTCCATACTCGTTCCAGGAGCTACCGGAGGTGCAGCAGCGAGTGGCTGCTCGATTCAAGGAGGCTCCGAGCATCGACGACCAGTACGAGACGTCGTTGGCACTGGAGCCTCGAGACAAGCAGCCCTCGAACGATAAGATGGCCAAGATTCTCCAAGAGAACGGATTCTTGTAA